The segment gcacacctttaatcccaggactcaagaggcaaggcaatcagatctctgagttctgaattcgaggacagccagggcaacattaAGAAAtcttatctcaaacaaacaaaaacaacaaaaatcttcaggcctggagagatggctgtgcagttaagagcaccggatACACTTTCAGAGAATAGTCATTAATTCCCAGCgccccacatggtggcccacaactgtGTGTGACCTCAGTCCCTGCGTATCCAGTGCTTTCCTCTGGTCTCTGAGAGCCGTgtacacatggtgcacattcaTGCGAGAAGTATAAattctgaaacattttttttaaatggaaaaaaaaaatcagaaagtcaGGCCTGGAGTCACACCTGAAATTCTGTACCCTGGTGGCTCAAGCAAGGAGATCagaaatttgaggtcagcctgggctacatgtgagaccctgtcacaaacagcCTCCCCATGGTTCTACAGGGTGCTTGTggcctgttttgttttatggaaaaggaaatgaaggttTATAGGGGTAAGGGATTATCCATGCCCACTGTTAATTAATGGTAGTAGAAATAAGCTTGGGTCCTCTGGGTTAGCCTCCCCTGAGGGACAGTCCCCCATATTCCTTGTACCTCAGCCACCCCCGCTTTTCAGGTGTTTCCTGTTTGTCCCAGGCATTGACTTGTCTAGTTTTTGAACAGGGTCTCAtgaagtccaggctgacctcaaactcagtatgtagctggagataaccttgaacttgtgatcctccggCTGCTACGTACTAAGTGCTGGGATGTACATGTGCACCACTGTGTCTGGTTTCATACGATAGTTGGAGTTGGACCCAGGATGTCCTTGCATGCTAGGTGCGCAGTCTACCAAGTGAGCTACGTCCCCACCCCTTACCTTGTCTTATAAACTCCTTATTTGCAAGGCTCATATCTTGTTGGTTTGATGACCCCTGGGCCTGTCTGAGTAGTAGCTTGATGTTCGCCGGGAACTGTAGGTGAGGCTAGCTCAGACCTACTAAGTGCCCAGCTCTGAAGAGTAGGTAGTGGCTGAGGCTTTGTTCATAGCCAGAACAAACAGCAaactccaggcagttcccccaaAACATATGACAGCACTGTGCAAAATCTGATTTCAACTGGAAAGAAGGGCCCTGTCCCCAAGTGTAGGCACATTGCGTAGAACATATGTTATGACAGGATTCTTTGTTGTCTCCTGCCATTTCCCTATGGTGCACGTCTCATGGCTAGAACtgggtttcttttctctgtgtgagGCCTGGATCCACTCCCAGCTCTTGGGTGACCTGAGAGTTGAGCAAGCTAAAATAATGCTGATGTCCTGAGCACGTGGACATTCTAATCTGAGAGTACCAAGTGCCTGTCTGCCCCTCTCCCCAAGGACACAGTGACACCCTTGCCTTTCCTGTGTTTTGGAGGCCCTCCAGGGGTGAGGTCTCAGCAGGAGGTAGGCAGCACATAAGCCTGAAAGGGTTGCATTGCAGGGCCAGCCACCTGGTGTCCAGacctatacataaatataaaacatgGCAGAATTAATGATTATTTTCACTCAAAATGCAAACCAACTCTCAGGGTCTGTCCTTAACCTTTGCCCAGTTCAGCAGCTGGAGAAATTAACACTCTGGACTCACAGATTCCCAGCTTTTGACATTTGTTTGCCATTTGGAGAGCTACCTCACTAAAGAAGGCTTACTCTCCTAAACACCAGCCTAGTCAGATATCCCCTCGTCTGTGAGAGGACTCCTGTTCAGGAGACAGTTGGAGGCTGAGTGCACAGCCTCTGGTTGGAGAGATATGTCATTGCCCAGTGAATGGCTGACTGGCCTCGGTGTCTGAAATAAGATCTGCCCAGAGGTACATCTGGAACTTGGCCTTCTCAAGGGTCCCAAAATAGCCAGGCCTCTAAAGGAACAACTTCATGAGAGGACACAAGAAGGACCCCCCAACTGTTCTTGGCCTAAACAGGGTTTATTGTATTGAAGGGGGAGAGGCTCTGTGACTCTTCCTTCGAGTCAAGGAAAAGTTTACTGGAACCACTGAGACAGAATACTGCTGCTAGTGTAAGGAGAGGAGCTCAGCTCCCTGTTGAGCACAGACAAAGCACAGTGTGGGACGTGTGGATAGTATTTAAAGGGAAAAACTGATCAAAGGCAAAAGGGGTTCTAACCAAGCTAACCTAACGGGATTCTGACAAGCCAAGGGCGGTGGACAGACATctggggaggatgggaggtgGATAGAGCTGGGGTGTCCATGATGGTGGGCTTGGAATAAGGGGTTCTGGTTGACTTGATTTAGCTGCTCTTTTGCAATAGCTGGATTTTACAAGGAAACACACAGATGGGCCTAGGAGAAAGCCCAGTAGCCTTGCTGTAAAGTTTAGCCAGGCGGAGACTCTTAGGAGTTGGCCGTCTAAGACTGGCACGCGTAATCCCTGGGCTTTGTTCTCTTCTTACACCACTTCTGCATTCCAGGGTATCTCCCTTTCTTGCAGCTTGTTCTAAAAATAATTCCAAGGAGCTAgcctctgaaacacacacacacacacacacacacacacacacacacacacacacacacagagagagagagagagagagagagagagagagagagagaagagagagagcacaaCACAGAGAACAGAGCACCCAGAaagcacatacaacacacaaaacagggcacagacaacacacacagcacacacatagcacataaatgacacacacacacaaagcacatacaacacacaaaacagggcacagacaacacacacagcacacacatagcacataaatgacacacacacacaaagcacatacaacacacaaaacagggcacagacaacacacacagagcatacacAACACAGAACAgagcactcaaacacacacaacacagcacagaCAGCTACagcgtgcgtgcgcacacatgCTCGCgccgcactcacacacacacacacacacacacacacacacacacacacacacacacacagagcacatagAACACACAGAACGGagcacagacaacacacacacagcacacaaacacacatgcttttCCAGAAGGAAGTTTGCTGCTGACGTTTAGTAACTGGAGTTGAGTCTTCCAGGGATCACTGGCTTCAGTCTCTGAAGATGTGCAGGGGCCATTGGCCACTGTCTGCTGTCTACACTGCCGTCaaccagaaaaaagaaacacctgTCTCACCACTGTGGGAAGCAAACCTCTCTTGTACTTCAAactgatactttgacttcttggTGTGCCCGGCGACAGGTTTTATTATATAACCCTGACcagccagcctggaactcactttgtagaccagaacGGCCTCAGAGTCACAGAAACCCACCCGCTTCTACTTctcagtcctgggattaaaggcatgaccACCATTCCCTGTCCCCCTAAATCTTAAAGTGTCGCTCACACAGTAGACTGGAAATCTGGAGAAAGCAGAGACAGTGAAGAGTTCTGGTCCCCTGTGCTCAGCTAGCTTGGTTGAACTGTGAGGCCCAAGTCATTCAGGAAGATCAGAGCCCCTCAGCACCACCCTCCTTCTCAGCCCTGTTTTTAACCAGTCtttgtttctccttccttcaCGTTAGGAAACTGCATCATCTGCCAACGGCCCTTCCCGTGATGGCTCCAGGCTGCTGCCCGCTAGGGAAGGCCACCCCATATACCCCCAGCTCCGACCAGGTTACATTCCCATTCCCGTCCACCATGAAGGCTCGGAAAACCGGCAGCCGCACCTTTTCCATGCCTACTCCCAGCCTGGGGTGCAGCGATTTCGAACCGAGGCAGCAGCCGCCGCCCCGCAGAGGTCCCAGTCTCCTTTGCGTGGGGGCGTGACAGAAACCACTCAGACAGATAAACAGTGTGGACAGGTGCCGGCAGCTGCAACAGCCCAGCCCCCGACTGCCCACGGACCTGAGGTAAGAGACCCAGTTCATGCTGGGCCAGAAACCGACCTGGTAGTACACGGGGTTCACGGCCTGCAGCCTCAGGGGTTCTTGCTGCAGAGATGGTTGGCAGCCTCACATGGTCCCTGTATCTTACACCTGTAGGTGTAAGATTTTTTTCAGATGGCCAGAGAGCACATGACTTATTTTTGTAGTAGAAGAATTGGCACCAACAGGGTAACTGAGTGACCAAAGTGCATAGAGGTAGAGGCCTCACAGCTTGGAGCAACTGCCTGGCTTCCTATATCAGTGTTCCTATGCACACTGGGCTCTCTGCTTCAGAGAGAGCTGAGTTACTCTGGTCCCTTCAGATGGACAGCAACCATTTGGACCTATGCTGGGAATGAAATCAGGGTGCCATAGATCTCTGTCTTCAGGTGTGCCGTTAAAGGGAATCCAGCATTAAGTCAGAAGGGCAACAGCTTTAGGCTTGAACCCTGACGTTTGCCATTTTGAGGTTTGTTACTAGTGAAAGTGTGTTGCTCACTCGGTTCTGAGCTGAGGTTGTGGCCAACAGACTGGGTAGGGTTGCTAAGTAGTTATGCCTTCCTTTTTCGTCGTCGTCCTCTCGGCAGCTCGTCCCCTGGGTCACTGGCATTGTTCTTGAGGATGAGTCCACATTTCCTGCCTGCGTCAGAGTCCTGATTGTTTTTGACCTCTACTTGTGTTCACTTTCACTGTAGTTAATGTGGGATACTGGaaatctctctcctttcttggAGATGTGTTTCCTATGTAGGTAATGTTTCTCCAGTACAAGTCAAAACAACACATCGGTCAGAGATCTTAGAAAATGTAAGCCAACAAGGCCGTTAGTGGGGAACCACCTAGGCAGCCATCTTCCTCACCTTCTAGGTGACTAGAAGATAGATCAGAAGAGCAAGGGACCTGGCCTGCACCCAGACACAGGCAGCTCCCAGATGCTTCACTGCATTCTCCAATGAGAGGTTAAGCGGAAAGGAGACATTCAGTAACAACAAACAGACCCAGCGGCCCACACCCTTCCTGTGCACGCCGCTGCCTGCCAACGCACAGGCACAGAGCATCCAGTTAATCCTCAGAGCAACCCATGAGGTGGGCAGGCAGGCTGTCCTTTCCCCATATTTCAGGCAAGGTGCCGAGAACTGTCGAGCTTCCAAGTATTTAAACCCTGGCCCTTTTATTTCAGAGCTCTGGGAGCCTTGTGTATGCTGGGCAGGTGCTCTCCCAATGTCCCAGTGTTCTTAATACTCTATTTGTTAAGTAGAGTGTGCTGGAGAGTGAAACCAGGGTCTCAAGCACACTGAGCACTTGCTCCCTCCCTCACAGAAGTCCACACAGCCCTTATCCTCACACTTTGAAAATGTGTGGCTTTGGGCTTTGGGGATGTGTTGTCCTGGCCAGGTGGTGTCTGGAATATTTGGAGTGCCAGGGCAGCAGGGTCATTCATTCATGGCACCGTGCCTCTGCCCTTTGTCTCTTGCAGCGATCTCAGTCTCCAGCTGCCTCTGACTGCTCATCCTCGTCCTCCTCGGCCAGCCTGCCGTCCTCTGGCAGGAGCAGTCTGGGTAGCCATCAGCTCCCCAGGGGTTACATACCCATCCCCGTGATACATGAGCAGAACATCACCCGGCCAGCAGCCCAGCCCTCCTTCCACCAAGCCCAGAAGACCCACTACCCAGCTCAGCAGGGTGAATACCAGCCCCAGCAGCCTGTGTACCACAAGATCCAGGGGGACGACTGGGAGCCCCGGCCTCTTCGGGCCACATCTCCATTCAGGTCACCTGTCAGAGGTGCATCCAGCCGGGAGGGCTCTCCAGCCAGAAGCGGCACACCGGTTCACTGCCCATCACCCATCCGTGTGCACACGGTGGTTGACAGGCCTCAGGTACGGAGAGTCATGGTTCACAGAAACACAGGTGGCTGAGGCAAGCCGAGAGGTTCTGCAGATGCCCTGGGATTCCTCAAAGCCCTGCCTTGTCAGCATAGCACAACTAGAGACAAATGGAATTCTAGAAGCTGCTGGTCTTTGATGCTCagggacagagggggagggagagcctATGGTAAGGCTGTCACTCAGTGCTATCACTCTCACCTCTATGGCCATGTTCCTTAGTGTGCACCACAcctttcctctccccatcccccccaacaCATACTCTAACCACACTGTGCACTTCAGTTTAAGAGGGgcattgtttctctttctctatttctgttcTACAAGCCATTCTCTTGATCCCTCTGGGGCATTTGCTCAGGCTGGACCTGTTCTATAAAATAAAAGACCAGTGCAGTCCCCCATCCCTTTGCCTTCTAAGGGATGCCCACCTAGTCTCTCCTCTAAAAGCAACTCCTTTCCCTTCATGCCTTGCACGAGTTCCTTCGGGTTCAGTCCGTGATTATCTTGTGCAATCCAGATGGTCCTCTTATCTCATAAGCTCCGAGCCTGACAGCAAGGGACCTTGTCTGAGACATTCCCCTTTTGCAGTAGGGTATTGTGGTCCTTGGCCACATTGGTGGACAGTAGTGGAAAGCCATTGTGGTCTGGTGGACATCATGGTCACGGCCCTGCGCATCCTCCAGTGAAGCTAGAGATGTTACTGAAACCAGACACCTGCAGCTCAGAGACAGGAAAGGACACTCACTCCCGGCTGTAACATTGAGCAGCTGAATTACTCCTTATCACGGTTTTAAAAGTGAACTCTCCCTATGAGATATTTCCAAAGATCCAAATGTAGAATGTCTTTCTCTTACAGTGATATTATCTCAGTCCTGGAAACAGGAAATCCtcaacttttgtttgtttttgcatgcattgtgcatatgtgtctgtgataCATGTTTTGTGCATGTACACGCACATCCTTATGAAGGCCCATGGTCAATGGGAGTCTTTCTTGATCTGTCACCACCTTTTAcactgaagcagggtctctcacttgaacccagtGCTTGCCGGTACAACTAGTCTACCCAGCTGGCTAGCTTGCTTCGggggatatctttttttttaatatttttttttattcatttatcatatataagtacactgtagctgtcttcagatacaccagaagagggcattggatctctttacagatggttgtgagccaccatgtggttgctgagaattgaactcaggacctctggaagagtagtcgggtgctcttaaccgctgagccatctctccagccccttcggGGAATAtcttatctctgcttcctgagtgctgggcttacaggtggACTGCCACACCCATGCATCTGTCCTGTGTGCCCTGGAGGTCCAAACTCTGGCCGTCACTCACGTGTTtgacctgctgagtcatctcccctgCACTGTCTTTAGCTTTTCTATTTGGAAACAATTTCAGCCTTTCTGAAGAGCTGTAAGACTCGTATGAAGAAGTCCCATGTGCCCTTCACCCGAGTTCACTGCTTTGTTGAGACAGTCTCTTATGcacccaggctggctccaaagTTGCTGTATgcctgaggatgactttgaacttctgaccctcctgcttttGTTTCCCTGGTGCTGGGGTTATGCGGTGCACCCCTGAGTTGGGTTCATGTGCTGGTGTCAAACCCAAGGTCTTTTACACACTGCTCAAACACTGGCAGTTGACTTACAGCCCCAGTGGCCCCTGCCACCCCCAGTAATGCTTGCCGCTCTCACTTCCTGTCACTTCTTTCTCTGTATCATCTACTCACTCTAACTATTGCTTGAGAATTGCTTGCAACTAACACGCCTTTCTGGATACGTGAGCAAATATTTTCCCTAAGAAATACAACCAGAGTAGAATGGCCAGATTCTGGAAATTTAATATTCTTCCAATAGCATATTATCCAGTTTACCACCCACTTTCAAATTTCCTACCCAGCACTTTCCCCTTTGGGGGTCTGATCCAGGAGTGCAAACACTGACTTTAGCTGTCACTTCCCTTTAGTCTCTGGCACGGTTCCTCAGCCTCTCGATGCTTCATGACCTTGACATTTCTGAAGAGCAGAGGACACCCTTTCCTAAGTTTATCCTTACACAGCCTTTCCATTGCTTTTAAAACCCACGGTGGGATGGCTGCGAGGAGGCGGGCTGAGCGGTGAGGGTTGATGTTGGGCAGGAAGCACTTGGTGGGAATGGAGCACACCAGCGAGATAGCCACCCACTCGGGATTCAGTAATCCCGGAAGGAGTGGTGAGAATTCCCCTGGGGACTGCCCCGTGTTTCCTGTAGTGAGTGAGGGAGCCTTTAATCCTAGTTCGACCTCTACTGACCTTGAGTTTGGTAGCCTTTCTTTTACTTCTTGTTCAAAGAACCGTTTTTTTAGAGTGTTGAAGGATTTAGCTTATCTGAACATGAAAGTAGAAAGAATTAAAGCTCTACCTGGGATGGAGTAGTATAGCATTTCTTCTCAGTTGATGAAACTGGGGCATGAGAGGGTTTGGAGTCCGGGTAATCATTTAGATGCTAGAAGAGCCCCACTCGGTTCCCATTTGGAGCAtggtttgtattttaaaatatgaccTTGACCTCAGTCCCCTGGAAGGACTTTGCAGCCGGATGCCAGTGTAAAGCATCATATCACAGCATTGCATCAATATGCAGGGCCTGAATTCTTCCAGGGTTAACTATTTCGAGCatcttgctttattttaaaaaaaacaaactggtcCGAGCAGAAAGCACTAGGCTGTTACAAGTCACCTTGAAAGGGTACCCAGGAAGTGAGACTTTTTACAGCAAGACCCGAGGCAGCATCTCCGGCCCAGGGCTGAAGTGGAGTCAGTTAGAAATTACTCTGAGCAAACCCCACTGAGCAGCCAGCATGCtgtttcatttttgaaaatgACAGTGGCTGGCTTTCCTTGCCTGTAAGACAGAACAAGCAGGTAGTGAGCCAATCACTGGAAGCTTAGCAGATAATTTGGTCACATTCATGATCAACATCCAGTTTGCATTTTGGTTGGTGGCTGCCCTCAAAAAGATCTCAATATGGGCATAGAGAAATGGCTCGGCTCTTGATTAAGTATGGTTCCCAGTACCTGTGTGGGTGCCTCACAACttcctgtagctccagttccaggagatctgactccctcttctgccttccaagggcATTGACATACATACAGAtcgcatatacataaatacaaataaaattttttaaaaatcttttttttttaatgaacgtCATTTTCTAGGCTCTGTGGATAAAGAGCTTGCAAGCCTGACAGTCTGAGctcggttcccagaacccacggaGAGGTGGAAGGGTAGAATGGAAGCTGTCCCCTGAGATCCACGTGTACACGGGTCACAAGTGCCTGCAAACACACAATTAAAAGAGTTATTtccaatttcctttttttttatttctttgcttgctATTAACTGTGAATTATTGCTTTAGGCTGTTACAAAAAGTTTGTGTCCTCCTTTCTCAACAGCCCATGACCCATCGAGAGCCTCCCCCTGTCACCCAACCCgaaaacaaaccagaaagcaAGCCAGGCCTAGCTGGACCAGATCTCCCTCCTGGACACATCCCCATTCAAGTGATCCGCAGGGAGGCCGACTCTAAGCCTGTTTCTCAGAAACCACCTCCTCCTGCTGAGAAAGTGGAAGTGAAGGTCTCCTCTGCCCCAATTCCTTGTCCTTCTCCCGGCCCCGCCCCTTCGGCTGTCCCTTCTTCCCCGAAGAATGTGGCTGCAGAACCGAAGGCAGCCCCCAGCCCTGCCCCTGCAGAGGCTGCATCCCTCAAGTCAGGAGACGCCGAAGCGCCCCATAAGCATCCAGGCGTGCTGAAAGTGGAAGCCATCTTGGAGAAGGTGCAGGGGCTGGAGCAGGCCGTCGACAACTTTGAAGGCAAGAAGACTGATAAAAAATACCTGATGATCGAAGAGTATTTGACCAAAGAGCTGCTGGCCCTGGATTCCGTAGACCCCGAAGGACGAGCTGATGTCCGTCAGGCCAGGAGAGATGGCGTCAGGAAGGTTCAGACCATCTTGGAAAAACTGGAGCAGAAAGCAATCGATGTCCCGGGTCAGGTCCAAGTCTATGAACTCCAGCCCAGCAACCTTGAGCCCGAGCAGCCACTGCAGGAAATCATGGGCGCCGTGGCAGCCGACAAGGATAAGAAAGGTCCTGAAAACGAAGATCCACAAACTGAAAGCCAACAGCTAGAAGCCAAAGCCGCCACGCCTCCAAACCCCAGCAGCACAGCAGACTCGGCTGGCAACCCGGTGGCTCCCTAGGGTCCGCGTTGTAGAGACTTTTTAAGATGCATGCACTGCGGGACTTGCAGTCAGCTGGTTGTCTTTATTCATAGCCGCTTGGTATGCAGTAACTTGGGGTGGAGGCAAAGCGCTAACCAAGGGGGCTTCTCTTCCCTATTCTTACCCGTATAAATAAACAAGTTGCCCGTTCCAGAAGTCTAACCCCTCTGCTTGTTTGGGAGCCCTTTCTGTGCATGGGTATGGTGATTTAGCCTTGGCTGTGGGCTGTCTTCCTGTTAGCTCTGGACCGTAGGGGGTTTTAGGTTTTGAGGGATAGGCAGAGAGTTACAGGAACAAGAAACCCGTCTTTGAGATGTGCCACCATTTTGATGAGATAACCTTCATTTCGTTACTGAAACATCTAACTTCAGCTACAATGAGATATGCAAGGAGCCGTAGAAATAGATCTACGTTGGAATGGCTTTAATGTTGTTACATTTCGGGGAGGGGGACAGAAAATAAAGCGATTGTATAAGTCTCAGTGGTTTTTGTGGTTTCTAAGAGTTTGAAGAGTGACAAATAGCATCAAGGTTGTTCCAGTGGGGGACCCCATATAACAAACTGGGCACAAATAA is part of the Rattus norvegicus strain BN/NHsdMcwi chromosome 1, GRCr8, whole genome shotgun sequence genome and harbors:
- the Bag3 gene encoding BAG family molecular chaperone regulator 3, which produces MSAATQSPVMQMASGNGASDRDPLPPGWEIKIDPQTGWPFFVDHNSRTTTWNDPRVPPEGPKETASSANGPSRDGSRLLPAREGHPIYPQLRPGYIPIPVHHEGSENRQPHLFHAYSQPGVQRFRTEAAAAAPQRSQSPLRGGVTETTQTDKQCGQVPAAATAQPPTAHGPERSQSPAASDCSSSSSSASLPSSGRSSLGSHQLPRGYIPIPVIHEQNITRPAAQPSFHQAQKTHYPAQQGEYQPQQPVYHKIQGDDWEPRPLRATSPFRSPVRGASSREGSPARSGTPVHCPSPIRVHTVVDRPQPMTHREPPPVTQPENKPESKPGLAGPDLPPGHIPIQVIRREADSKPVSQKPPPPAEKVEVKVSSAPIPCPSPGPAPSAVPSSPKNVAAEPKAAPSPAPAEAASLKSGDAEAPHKHPGVLKVEAILEKVQGLEQAVDNFEGKKTDKKYLMIEEYLTKELLALDSVDPEGRADVRQARRDGVRKVQTILEKLEQKAIDVPGQVQVYELQPSNLEPEQPLQEIMGAVAADKDKKGPENEDPQTESQQLEAKAATPPNPSSTADSAGNPVAP